TTGTAAGCCTAACATTGTCGCAGCTGTTTTTAAACTCAACAGCATTATGATATGTGCACTCAGATTCTCATGTTGTCAGTTCATGTGCAAATGATTAGTACCCTGATATCTTGTAGGTATGGgcatgaaaaaaatacataaaaattaaaaaaaaaattgctaaaGTGACATGCaacaaaaatcatatatttagagataatttactttatatattatctAATTTTCTTTGTGACGTTTCAGCAAACTATCTTTTTCAAGCCAGGAAAAAAACCTGTTGgttaatgacaaaatatatcaGTGTGCTGATTgagacagaaaaaacaaaaaaaagaataaaaatattcataaaaaacaacataagagttaaacaatataaatacatttaataatataaaggaGAGAAAAATTTATAGAATTATAAAAAGCTTAACCATTTATTGACACCAAAAGatcttatataattaatttaaaaagttatttattgttcAACTGATTCTTTGATTGGTGTTCGAGATGACATGTCACAGGGTAGTCATTCTAAGATACTCTATGAAATGTTAAGGTACAGGCTTATCTTGATCCTTGGCTGAAATACTGAGTAGGTGTTCTTGTGGGTGTCCCCTGAGCATGAGCTGGCTTCTGCTAGGGAAATACACCCCTAGatttaatataatactatattataGTGGGACACACTACACAGTAAAAGGTGTAATAGCAAGGGGATAATTTGgatattaaacaaatacattataaaacattgttaacaaAATCACATAACCTAGCATGAAAATCAGTAacaattataaactaaataaatttactTACCACGGTTAAAAAGGGCGTAACAAACACGAAGAAGATATCATACAAGAAAAGCAGTATGAGAAGAAGTGTAcatatctgtaaaaatatttcatattatgaaACATGAGTTAATAATCCCAGTAAACTACAACTAGAAATGTTACAATATAGTTGAATATCTATTTTCGTGGTTAGTTGTTCTATTACATTCAGTAGATATCGCGTATTTTATAAGTTACACTTATAATCACTGTATCAGTGAATGATATTGTGTCAGAAACCATTATCAGTTGTATTTGGTTATTTGCAAAAATCAACATTACatgtaataagaaaacaaaattacctCATTTCTGAATACTCTGACTTGTTAACTACAAAAATAAGTAACGttaatactacatattcttcacaaccataagttaagtaacattaatactacatattcttcacaaccataagttaagtaacgttaatactacatattcttcacgaccataagttaagtaacattaatactacatattcttcacaaccataagttaagtaacattaatactacatattcttcacaaccataagttaagtaacgttaatactacatattcttcacgaccataagttaagtaacattaatactacatattcttcacaaccataagttaagtaacattaatactacatattcttcacaaccataagttaagtaacattaatactacatattctttacaaccataagttaagtaacattaatactacatattcttcacaaccataagttaagtaacattaatactacatattcttcacaaccataagttaagtaacattaatactacatattcttcacaaccataagttaagtaacgttaatactacatattcttcacaaccataagttaagtaacattaatactacatattcttcacaaccataagttaagtaacattaatactacatattcttcacaaccataagtaacattaatactacatattcttcacaaccataagtaacattaatactacatattCCTCACAACCATAAAACATGCACAAAATGCAGCCTCAACTCACAGATTGGTACAGTAAAATTAAACATGGTTTACAGACTGGTACATAGCAGAGTAGAATTATACCATTTAGTCTTCCATTATATGACttgctattaaaatattcattctaaaatttagtttttaatctcaaatattttgcattaaaaatataaaatatcaaatcaaCATAAGTACAACAACAGCATCACCCAAGTTATtgtgaaatgtgaaaaaaactaGATACTGTGTCAGTAAAATTACAGTTATATATCCTGATTCTGAGCTTGGTAGAATTCTctcaacatttaaataaataatgtattgtcAACTTAAAGTTAATACAAACCTTTAAGTTGGGAAGTCTCACAGACTTTAACATATTTATGTTGAATGCAGTCCCCAAAATGTCTTGAAGAATCCAAGAATAGCTAAATGAGTTACATACATAGTTTTAAGGAACAAAACACAatactatattataatacatacaaagttaaatatttagtttcattagtttGTATCTCTGGTTAATAAGTTACATAACACAATTCATATTATAAAGCTTGCCAATATTACTACCACAAAAGTagcaaacaaaatgtaaaaacttgtattTACTTTGGTTTGAAGTGAGAAGTCATTCTTATCATTGTTATGTGccattttatttatgaattagcATAACGTAAATTTTGTGCATCACCCAAAAACCTCAGgctttaataaaaaattcaatttttttttgtgtgtgacttTTCTGGatgttatttaatctgtaataTCAATACTGAAACCTACAGTAAAATAACAACcatatttacttttattctggaaaaacaaactaactaaataaatgttattgcaCTTTTATGCTGAGTCAGATAGTAAAGCTCCACTGTACAAATCTCGAGTTTCATTCAGGACGAACTCAGTAACCACGttttattaatagtttcttttactatcacttttttcatatttcatgcttttaaaatgtttttttgatgTTTCAAAGATGCTCTAATTCTGTATACAGCTGGATTCCAATCACTTATGATACCTTCTGAAGAAGTCAATACATTCAAGATgagcagaaataaaataaaaaggtataaGATATATTACATACTATTAAAAACTTATACGAGTTTAATTTCAATACTAAATTTACAATATTCCAAAACTAATGTACTTTTGATGAACAATGAACAAAGTCTTGAATTTTAAATAAAGGGCACTCATTTCAAGAAACCAAGATCTTCAGCTACAATAATATAGTGAAAAGAAACTGCCCACAGGTCAGTAGGAACATTAgacatgtaaaaagaaaaacattatgtcCTATAGTCAACCATTGATTTTGGAAGTCCCCTACTGTGATAacagtaagtctacaaatttagaatgctaaaatcaggggttcaaagcacatagctcaatgtggttttgctataagaaaacacacatacagtcaTTTTGGAAACAGAAACTATAGGGTACATGTACAGCTGCGGTATATTCAACATCAGTCCTCAATTGTAGCCTAGCAAGACTTGGAACATGAGAGCCAGTTATACACACTATAAAAAAAGTAAGCATATAAAATAGAGATAAAGAAAGGAAACCATTTAAAACACAAAGTCAACTGGAGATTCTGATAGCATTATTTTTCCACCAAAGAAACACAGGCCAGAAGGATGAAATTTTAGAAGGTATACAGGtcaagagttgtattgaccaacAGTCAAATACCACAAGCACCTCCCACTAAAGCTTCTTAACAATCCAAAACAAAGTTTGTTAAAAACCCTAAAAACTAAAAAGATGGACAACAAACCAAACTTGATATGAACTGCAGATATCCAAAGGTTAAGTACATTACTGTATTTGCATACAAAGGAAATAGAATATTTTAGAGATATACAATAAACCTAAAATACATTATGTAGAGCAACtccaaaagtaatgaaataaaacaatgtgaTGGAGAAGAGCTAAAAGGAAAGTAACCATAAGTTAATATGCTATAAAACTATTAGCCTGATAAATCAGGAGTTATTCCAACCTGAAGAAAAGAGTGCAGaaagaatattaaatttaaataaaatacaacaaattcttataaaaattgtCTGATCAATAATTTGGTgtcttcaaaaatatatataaaagaatcagCAAAGTTGTGGATGGAAGAAAACAAAGTATGAACAAGATGGGTCTTCTCATGGTCATAAGTCAAAAACAATGAGATTTCGTTTGCAGattcacattcaaaatttcaCTGAACtcctattttataaatgtatgtcaaTAACTCTGgtatcaaattatagattataattcatattttagtattatacattagttaaggTCTTAATTtacaagtaaacattaaaataaaaatcctaaatattgatttttgtgtgtcatatggcatgttgaatgcagcattagTTCTAATtcgatgtttgtgatgtccaaatacaaagtctatagtttctgaCAAATTAGATAATCAAATTAATGACACTGAAGAGTTAGACTATATGATAAAAAACTTGTCTTTTTCTTTTAcatccactaatagaaacccaATGGATATAACCTCCTTGCTATTATCAACTTCAACAGTACATAACTCTTACTATACATACAAAGCCACTCCTTCCCCTGCTATTTCGTACTATCTCTATTAAATAGTGtgtaaccctgtatttcaaagaaatttttgtcatcaaaattgtctacacttgaccatgtttcagttattccattatattattccatcaaaattgtctacacttgaccatgtttcagttattccattatattattccatcaaaactgtctacacttgaccatgtttcagttattccattatattattccatcaaaattgtctacacttgaccatgtttcagttattccattatattattccatcaaaactgtctacacttgaccatgtttcagttattccattatattattccatcaaaattgtctacacttgaccatgtttcagttattccattatattattccatcaaaattgtctacacttgaccatgtttcagttattccattatattattccatcaaaattgtctacacttgaccatgtttcagttattccattatattattccatcaaaactgtctacacttgaccatgtttcagttattccattatattattccatcaaaattgtctacacttgaccatgtttcagttattccattatattattccatcaaaactgtctacacttgaccatgtttcagttattccattatattattccatcaaaattgtctacacttgaccatgtttcagttattccattatattattccatcaaaattgtctacacttgaccatgtttcagttattccattatattattccatcaaaattgtctacacttgaccatgtttcagttattccattatattattccatcaaaattgtctacacttgaccatgtttcagttattccattatattattccatcaaaattgtctacacttgaccatgtttcagttattccattatattattccatcaaaattgtctacacttgaccatgtttcagttattccattatattattccatcaaaattgtctacacttgaccatgtttcagttattccattatattattccatcaaaattgtctacacttgaccatgtttcagttattccattatattattccatcaaaattgtctacacttgaccatgtttcagttattccattatattattccatcaaaattgtctacacttgaccatgtttcagttattccattatattattccatcaaaattgtctacacttgaccatgtttcagttattccattatattattccatcaaaattgtctacacttgaccatgtttcagttattccattatattattccatcaaaattgtctacacttgaccatgtttcagttattccattatattattccatcaaaattgtctacacttgaccatgtttcagttattccattatattattccatcaaaattgtctacacttgaccatgtttcagttattccattatattattccatcaaaattgtctacacttgaccatgtttcagttattccattatattattccatcaaaattgtctacacttgaccatgtttcagttattcca
This sequence is a window from Tachypleus tridentatus isolate NWPU-2018 chromosome 5, ASM421037v1, whole genome shotgun sequence. Protein-coding genes within it:
- the LOC143250210 gene encoding signal peptide peptidase-like 2B isoform X2; the encoded protein is MLKSVRLPNLKICTLLLILLFLYDIFFVFVTPFLTVQKPAHAQGTPTRTPTQYFSQGSR
- the LOC143250210 gene encoding signal peptide peptidase-like 2B isoform X3 — translated: MLKSVRLPNLKICTLLLILLFLYDIFFVFVTPFLTVKPAHAQGTPTRTPTQYFSQGSR
- the LOC143250210 gene encoding signal peptide peptidase-like 2B isoform X1 produces the protein MLKSVRLPNLKICTLLLILLFLYDIFFVFVTPFLTVGCISLAEASSCSGDTHKNTYSVFQPRIKISLYLNIS